A genomic stretch from Aminobacter aminovorans includes:
- a CDS encoding tyrosine-type recombinase/integrase, with protein MIDNMPKKLPQYVFREINRHKKAVYYFRIGKGKRSRLPDFGAPNFNEEYQTLLAGLEPTKKRLLGVGSLEWLIKRYRDSSAYLGLSDATRRQRDNIFKGVIDKAGHVSYKAVSRKKILQGREDRAATPAQARNFLDAMRGLFRWALEAEHVAVDPTAGVKNPSRPKGGDGFAAWTDDDVVAYEARWAAGTKERVWFHVLLYTGLRRGDAVTIGRQHVRDGVATLKTEKTGMEVNIPILPALADTLAIGPTGDLAFIVGDNGQPLTKETFGNYFRSACNAAGVKKSAHGVRKIGATRAANAGATVAELEALFGWTGGTMASHYTKTADRKRLAKQASEKIVNAQRPHLPKETPRTSKKS; from the coding sequence TTGATCGACAATATGCCGAAAAAGCTCCCGCAATACGTCTTCCGCGAAATCAACCGCCACAAGAAGGCGGTTTACTATTTTCGGATTGGCAAGGGTAAGCGCTCCCGCCTCCCCGACTTTGGCGCTCCGAATTTCAACGAAGAGTATCAGACGCTGCTCGCCGGCCTGGAGCCAACGAAGAAGCGGCTCCTCGGCGTTGGAAGCCTTGAGTGGCTGATCAAGCGCTATCGCGATTCCTCCGCCTATTTAGGCCTGTCGGACGCCACCCGCAGGCAGCGTGACAACATCTTCAAGGGCGTGATCGATAAGGCTGGACACGTCTCCTACAAGGCTGTCAGCCGCAAGAAAATCCTACAAGGGCGGGAAGATCGCGCCGCTACCCCTGCCCAGGCGCGCAATTTCCTTGACGCCATGCGGGGACTATTCCGGTGGGCTCTCGAGGCGGAGCACGTCGCAGTCGATCCGACCGCGGGCGTTAAGAACCCGTCCCGCCCCAAGGGTGGCGATGGCTTCGCCGCTTGGACGGATGATGATGTCGTTGCGTATGAGGCGCGTTGGGCTGCAGGCACCAAGGAACGTGTATGGTTTCACGTCCTGCTTTACACCGGCCTGAGGCGTGGTGATGCGGTGACGATCGGCCGGCAGCATGTGCGCGACGGCGTAGCGACACTGAAAACCGAAAAGACCGGTATGGAGGTCAACATCCCCATTCTCCCGGCACTTGCGGACACGCTGGCAATCGGTCCTACAGGCGATCTGGCTTTCATCGTCGGGGATAATGGCCAGCCGCTGACGAAGGAAACGTTCGGCAACTATTTCCGATCGGCCTGCAACGCAGCTGGCGTCAAGAAATCAGCGCATGGAGTTCGAAAGATTGGAGCGACCCGCGCTGCCAATGCCGGGGCGACTGTCGCGGAACTCGAAGCTCTATTCGGATGGACCGGGGGAACGATGGCCAGCCACTACACAAAGACGGCTGACAGGAAGCGCTTGGCTAAGCAGGCTTCGGAAAAGATCGTGAACGCCCAACGCCCGCACCTACCGAAGGAAACTCCCCGCACCTCGAAAAAGAGCTAG
- a CDS encoding DUF4326 domain-containing protein, whose amino-acid sequence MTSDQPVRVQLSRRKGWKLPENTVKVDRSTRWGNPFKAEAFWDAGYKGSVEVANRNCVGAFKAWMLGERHWAHGSALPPLPDISVLRGKSVACWCKLDQPCHADVLLQLANAPLPTRKEQAE is encoded by the coding sequence ATGACCAGTGACCAGCCCGTGCGCGTCCAACTTTCCCGTCGCAAGGGCTGGAAGCTGCCCGAGAACACCGTGAAGGTGGATCGTTCTACCCGGTGGGGAAACCCGTTCAAGGCGGAGGCATTCTGGGATGCGGGCTATAAAGGCTCGGTCGAAGTCGCCAACCGCAATTGCGTGGGCGCTTTCAAGGCTTGGATGTTAGGCGAGCGCCACTGGGCACATGGCAGCGCGCTGCCACCGCTCCCGGACATTAGCGTCCTTCGCGGCAAGAGCGTGGCTTGTTGGTGCAAGCTCGATCAGCCATGCCATGCTGACGTTCTGCTCCAACTCGCCAACGCACCCCTCCCCACACGCAAGGAACAGGCGGAATGA
- a CDS encoding DNA cytosine methyltransferase has product MSGLRVLDVFSAAAGGWSLGLHRAGFKTVAACESVAWRRVLYAQNNPGVLIYDDVCTLTADRLVRDIGYLPDVVVGSPPCQDISSANTKGKGVEGERSGLYFEAIRIIGEVRPRWFALENSSNLRTRGADAVLAALEAIGYACWSYVVRAGHGRGGAGIGANHERPRSWLIGCDLSQVANASSWEQRQQPRRGNGQDWSGSTLDGDHDPAIDAADANGHGRDAGRQRWRRGFDLSVSNDPIGPGHVCKHGIRWPWACDECDAAADALGDRRYPWPGLPGQDERNQPTHDAGHAAEDGCGQGRQGRRVEPIERLSVEACRDDANTAQERSEGQSGSAWRGREGEKPEHSVDDVADADGHGQPDSAVYAEVGGCAGTGFVAPEPWAEWNSGLAGHLRVDDGLSAWVAGTRIAVGGPLGTSAASLIVEAFGDAVVPQIPEAIGRAILRTEQALAAVYARSAA; this is encoded by the coding sequence ATGAGCGGGCTTCGTGTTCTCGACGTGTTCAGCGCGGCAGCCGGTGGCTGGTCGCTCGGTCTTCACCGTGCCGGTTTCAAGACCGTTGCCGCCTGCGAGAGCGTGGCCTGGCGCCGCGTGCTCTACGCCCAGAACAACCCCGGAGTGCTGATCTACGATGACGTTTGCACCCTCACGGCAGATCGACTTGTTCGAGACATCGGATATCTTCCAGACGTTGTCGTCGGAAGCCCCCCTTGCCAGGACATCAGCAGCGCCAACACCAAGGGCAAAGGCGTCGAAGGTGAGCGAAGCGGCCTCTACTTCGAAGCCATCCGCATCATCGGAGAAGTCCGACCTCGTTGGTTCGCTCTTGAGAACAGCTCTAATCTCCGAACTCGGGGCGCTGACGCAGTCCTCGCTGCGCTGGAAGCGATCGGCTACGCCTGCTGGTCGTATGTGGTCCGTGCTGGTCATGGACGAGGCGGCGCCGGCATCGGAGCAAACCACGAGCGACCACGCTCTTGGCTCATCGGATGCGACCTTTCCCAAGTTGCCAACGCCAGTAGCTGGGAACAGCGGCAGCAACCGCGGCGGGGGAATGGGCAGGACTGGTCCGGTTCGACACTCGACGGCGACCATGATCCGGCAATCGATGCTGCCGACGCCAATGGCCACGGACGGGATGCAGGGCGGCAAAGGTGGCGGCGCGGGTTCGACCTATCCGTTTCGAATGATCCTATCGGCCCCGGCCACGTCTGCAAACACGGGATCCGCTGGCCTTGGGCTTGTGACGAATGCGACGCGGCTGCCGACGCCCTTGGCGATCGACGCTACCCGTGGCCCGGACTACCGGGACAGGACGAACGGAACCAACCTACGCACGATGCTGGCCACGCCGCGGAAGACGGATGCGGACAGGGGCGGCAGGGGCGACGTGTTGAGCCAATTGAGAGGCTATCCGTCGAAGCATGCCGGGATGATGCCAACACCGCTCAAGAGCGATCGGAAGGGCAGTCTGGGAGTGCATGGCGGGGGCGGGAAGGTGAAAAGCCCGAACATTCCGTCGATGATGTCGCTGACGCCGACGGCCACGGGCAACCTGACAGCGCCGTCTATGCTGAAGTGGGCGGGTGCGCGGGCACTGGCTTCGTTGCTCCAGAGCCATGGGCTGAGTGGAACAGCGGCCTTGCCGGTCACCTACGGGTGGATGATGGGCTTTCCGCCTGGGTGGCTGGCACGCGCATTGCAGTCGGCGGTCCACTCGGGACTTCTGCCGCAAGCCTCATCGTCGAAGCGTTCGGCGACGCGGTCGTCCCGCAAATCCCAGAAGCCATAGGACGAGCAATCCTGCGCACTGAGCAGGCGCTGGCGGCCGTTTACGCGAGGTCCGCAGCATGA
- a CDS encoding AAA family ATPase encodes MKIERAVREKTFTLTSIAGPSGSGKTYSALLYARGLVGPEGKIGFIDTENKRSRFYADVAGGFDVIDLDPPFSSQRYVEAIRAFEDAGYTAIIVDSISHEWEGTGGVLEQAEAIEQSTKRAGLHCWQKPKAGHKKLMNGLLQTRAHLIFCCRVKEKVVQVKGQNGKTEIVNEGFVVVQEKSFIYEMTVSMMLAEGTHVPLIQKCPGDLLFAFAEGRRITTDAGGSVRQWSDQGVVLDEALEGAKREGLLAANNGMASLMNWWKGLGPRQASLEGMKETFKSIARATDQLKTDINDAGGGDPSDRLAAAKAANGDRAADSQEGFSMGHVTDTLGRKPSTNQEPSDASPPSSDAGSGAAIPLDGSAADQTAGDGEAEAGDSEAQDRPDASPASDLTQEDRDWLKQTAKMLWAATGPGEAEVLKNPFSGIRDNPTPPTVTKAARDKGMSILRNCSAVCDGTQDMADTLELIAGIAGVEPREIV; translated from the coding sequence ATGAAAATCGAACGCGCAGTCCGCGAGAAGACCTTCACCTTGACGTCGATCGCCGGCCCGTCCGGCTCGGGCAAGACCTACAGTGCCCTGCTCTATGCTCGTGGCCTGGTCGGCCCGGAAGGCAAGATCGGGTTCATCGACACCGAGAACAAACGGTCCCGCTTCTATGCGGACGTGGCTGGCGGCTTCGACGTCATCGACTTGGATCCGCCTTTCAGCTCGCAGCGCTACGTCGAGGCGATCCGGGCGTTCGAGGACGCTGGTTACACGGCGATCATCGTCGACAGCATTTCTCATGAGTGGGAAGGCACCGGCGGCGTGCTGGAGCAGGCCGAGGCCATTGAGCAGTCAACCAAGCGAGCCGGCCTGCACTGCTGGCAGAAGCCAAAGGCCGGCCACAAGAAGCTGATGAACGGCCTTCTGCAGACCAGGGCGCACCTCATCTTCTGCTGCCGCGTCAAAGAGAAGGTCGTGCAGGTCAAGGGCCAGAACGGCAAGACCGAGATCGTCAACGAGGGCTTCGTCGTCGTTCAGGAGAAGTCGTTCATCTACGAGATGACCGTCTCGATGATGCTGGCCGAAGGCACCCACGTCCCACTGATCCAGAAATGCCCGGGAGATTTGCTGTTCGCATTCGCCGAGGGACGGCGGATCACGACCGATGCCGGCGGTTCCGTTCGTCAGTGGAGCGACCAAGGCGTGGTGCTTGACGAGGCGCTTGAAGGCGCCAAGCGCGAAGGGCTGCTCGCCGCCAACAACGGCATGGCCTCGCTGATGAATTGGTGGAAGGGCCTGGGCCCGCGCCAGGCATCGCTTGAAGGCATGAAGGAAACCTTCAAGTCGATCGCCCGCGCCACCGACCAACTGAAGACCGACATCAACGATGCCGGCGGTGGCGATCCGTCCGACAGGCTGGCCGCTGCAAAGGCGGCGAATGGCGACCGCGCCGCGGACAGCCAAGAAGGTTTCAGCATGGGGCATGTCACCGACACGCTCGGTCGCAAGCCTTCGACCAATCAAGAACCGTCCGACGCTTCCCCCCCGTCGTCGGACGCTGGCAGCGGAGCCGCTATCCCCCTCGACGGCTCCGCTGCCGACCAGACCGCCGGAGACGGCGAAGCGGAGGCCGGCGACAGTGAAGCGCAGGATCGGCCTGACGCGTCGCCGGCCTCCGATCTCACTCAGGAGGATCGCGACTGGCTGAAGCAGACCGCCAAGATGCTGTGGGCGGCAACCGGGCCAGGCGAAGCCGAGGTGCTGAAGAACCCGTTCAGCGGCATCCGTGACAACCCCACCCCGCCGACGGTTACGAAGGCTGCTCGAGACAAGGGCATGTCGATCCTGCGGAACTGCTCGGCAGTCTGCGACGGCACCCAGGACATGGCCGACACCCTCGAACTGATCGCCGGCATTGCCGGTGTCGAGCCGCGGGAGATCGTCTAA
- a CDS encoding PD-(D/E)XK nuclease-like domain-containing protein yields the protein MNSRTPTIETDIDGVVTAGQAALNVMGNLRRDIRWDGGKITKSGIYSGLPIEVYHSDCCDGPSISSSGLREIAPPDGCPLKYWDNSYLNPDRADKEPKDHFSLGHAVHTLLLGESGFWEKFAILPDEFPDFKTKAAREWRDETVKAGKMVLRRDAVEQIEGMANRVANDRTFRDHLDGRVERSIIYRDRTGVWVKARPDCIPTDTVVADLKTTADASERGCLTAIKKYGYHMQMGLISSALEEITKVRVTDHVLLFIEPKRPYAYNIKPLDNQYVWLGQRQNRAALNIFAECMQRGEWPTYYGSGLTASPSDFLEKQIDNEPSIPAEAA from the coding sequence ATGAACAGCCGTACTCCGACTATCGAAACCGATATCGACGGTGTTGTCACCGCCGGCCAGGCCGCGCTGAACGTGATGGGCAACTTGCGCCGCGACATCCGTTGGGATGGCGGCAAGATCACCAAGTCCGGCATCTACTCCGGCTTGCCGATCGAGGTCTACCACAGCGATTGCTGCGACGGCCCGTCCATCTCGTCGAGCGGCCTGCGTGAGATCGCGCCTCCCGATGGTTGCCCGCTCAAGTACTGGGACAACAGCTATCTCAACCCAGACCGTGCCGACAAAGAGCCGAAGGACCATTTCAGCCTTGGCCATGCCGTGCATACCCTGCTGCTCGGCGAGAGCGGCTTCTGGGAGAAGTTCGCGATCCTCCCTGACGAGTTCCCCGACTTCAAGACGAAGGCGGCCCGCGAGTGGCGAGACGAGACCGTCAAGGCCGGCAAGATGGTTCTGCGCCGCGATGCGGTTGAACAGATCGAAGGCATGGCCAACCGCGTCGCCAATGACCGGACGTTCCGTGACCATCTGGACGGTCGTGTCGAGCGCAGCATCATCTACCGCGACCGCACTGGCGTCTGGGTAAAGGCGCGGCCCGATTGCATCCCGACGGATACCGTCGTCGCCGACCTCAAGACCACGGCGGACGCCAGCGAGCGCGGCTGCCTGACGGCGATCAAGAAGTACGGCTACCACATGCAGATGGGGCTGATCAGCTCGGCCCTGGAAGAGATCACGAAGGTACGGGTCACGGACCACGTGCTGCTCTTCATCGAGCCGAAGCGCCCCTATGCCTACAACATCAAGCCGCTGGACAATCAGTACGTCTGGCTCGGCCAGCGGCAGAACCGCGCCGCCCTGAACATCTTCGCCGAGTGCATGCAGCGCGGCGAGTGGCCGACCTATTACGGCTCCGGGCTCACGGCCTCGCCGTCCGACTTCCTCGAAAAGCAGATCGACAACGAGCCGTCCATTCCGGCCGAGGCAGCATAA
- a CDS encoding DUF5131 family protein: MAETSIEWTDATWNPVAGCTILTAGCTNCYAMRMAARLDAMGVEKYAGLTRKTGGRAKWTGKIYLDRKALSIPVSWSKPRQVFVNSMSDLFHSDVPAEFIAEVWQVMADTPRHTYQILTKRPDRMVDIVPGLTKLPNVWLGTSVEDSRVLYRIDELRNVPATVRFISFEPLIGSVAGASLKDIHWAIVGGESGPNARHMEPAWVDEIESMCRRNGTAFFFKQWGGRNKKATGRLLNGRTYDEMPATASV; encoded by the coding sequence ATGGCTGAGACTTCAATCGAATGGACTGATGCCACGTGGAATCCGGTCGCGGGCTGCACGATCCTGACCGCGGGATGCACCAACTGCTACGCCATGCGAATGGCGGCGCGCCTCGACGCGATGGGCGTAGAAAAATATGCTGGCCTGACACGCAAGACCGGCGGCCGGGCGAAGTGGACCGGCAAGATCTACCTTGATCGAAAAGCGCTATCGATCCCGGTGTCGTGGTCGAAGCCGCGCCAGGTCTTCGTCAACTCGATGTCCGACCTGTTCCATTCAGATGTGCCGGCAGAGTTCATCGCCGAAGTGTGGCAGGTGATGGCAGATACGCCGCGCCACACCTATCAGATTCTCACAAAACGGCCCGACCGCATGGTCGATATCGTGCCTGGTCTTACGAAGCTTCCGAACGTCTGGCTTGGGACGAGCGTCGAGGATAGCCGCGTGCTCTACCGGATAGACGAACTGCGCAATGTCCCGGCCACCGTCCGCTTCATTTCGTTCGAGCCATTGATCGGCTCCGTCGCTGGCGCCAGCCTGAAAGACATCCACTGGGCGATCGTTGGTGGAGAGAGTGGCCCGAATGCGCGACACATGGAGCCGGCTTGGGTCGACGAGATCGAGAGCATGTGTCGCCGAAACGGCACCGCGTTCTTTTTCAAGCAATGGGGCGGCCGGAACAAGAAGGCCACCGGTCGGCTACTCAACGGCCGGACGTATGACGAGATGCCGGCGACAGCTTCGGTTTAA
- a CDS encoding three-Cys-motif partner protein TcmP: MDDHEFGGVSTDLKLKLIEDYLTAFSTALRPYFSELWYIDAFAGTGVRTVKHKAQPETLFMPAIEERMERLRGSARIALDVKPPFDRVVFMDKKKAHCKALEALASSYPNRRIDVVKGDANDAIRAELAERRWAGKRAVMFLDPYGMAVDWSTLQLIRDTEAIDVWYLVSLAGLFRQASHDPANLTPKKKAAITRMLGTPEWEDAWYARETKTDLLGPVDETHQRIADVAAMETFVEGRLKSLFPKVLPPLRLRSDKNVPSFSLFLAISNPEPKAIGLATKIGNHILKPKLSPASRHTSGR; encoded by the coding sequence ATGGACGATCATGAGTTTGGTGGAGTATCGACTGACCTGAAGCTGAAGCTCATAGAGGACTACCTAACCGCCTTTTCAACGGCATTGCGCCCGTACTTCTCGGAGCTTTGGTACATCGATGCGTTCGCCGGCACTGGCGTCCGGACGGTCAAGCATAAGGCTCAGCCAGAGACCCTTTTCATGCCAGCCATCGAGGAGAGGATGGAGCGTCTCCGAGGTTCCGCCCGCATTGCCCTCGACGTCAAACCGCCCTTCGATCGGGTGGTCTTTATGGACAAGAAAAAGGCGCACTGCAAAGCCTTGGAGGCCCTGGCATCGAGCTATCCCAATCGCAGGATTGACGTCGTGAAGGGCGATGCGAACGATGCAATCCGTGCGGAATTGGCCGAACGACGGTGGGCAGGCAAACGGGCTGTAATGTTCCTCGACCCCTACGGAATGGCGGTCGACTGGTCGACTTTGCAACTCATCAGGGACACTGAAGCGATCGACGTCTGGTACCTCGTATCACTCGCAGGCCTTTTCCGTCAGGCGTCTCACGATCCAGCAAACCTGACGCCAAAGAAGAAGGCTGCAATTACCCGGATGCTCGGCACTCCTGAATGGGAGGATGCCTGGTACGCCCGTGAGACAAAGACCGATCTGCTCGGCCCCGTCGACGAGACGCACCAGCGCATAGCTGACGTGGCAGCTATGGAAACATTTGTTGAGGGACGATTGAAATCCCTGTTCCCCAAAGTCTTGCCGCCACTGCGCTTGCGAAGCGACAAGAACGTACCATCGTTTTCGCTGTTTCTAGCGATCTCAAACCCGGAACCCAAAGCCATCGGCTTGGCTACCAAGATCGGCAATCACATACTTAAACCGAAGCTGTCGCCGGCATCTCGTCATACGTCCGGCCGTTGA
- a CDS encoding helix-turn-helix transcriptional regulator — MSHDHHHLAIWAAVDKIAADAGLSTSGLAKLAGLDSTAFNRSARVKPNGRLRWPSTETIARVLSVTDRDMDDFARICREVAA, encoded by the coding sequence ATGAGTCATGATCATCATCACCTCGCGATCTGGGCCGCAGTCGACAAGATCGCAGCGGATGCCGGCCTGTCGACTTCGGGTCTGGCAAAACTGGCTGGTCTGGACTCCACGGCGTTTAACCGCAGCGCCCGGGTAAAACCCAATGGCCGGCTGCGGTGGCCTTCAACTGAAACGATAGCGCGAGTTCTCTCAGTCACTGACCGGGACATGGACGATTTCGCCCGGATCTGCCGCGAGGTCGCGGCATGA